The following coding sequences are from one Streptomyces sp. NBC_00536 window:
- a CDS encoding nucleobase:cation symporter-2 family protein, translated as MAATPRFRKDAVAVPEEKHPVDETLPPLKMFTSGLQHVAAMYAGVVAPPMIVGPAVGLSPTETAFLMGASLFTAGLATLLQTLGFWKIGAKLPFVNGVSFAGVTPMIAIGKGEGADAIPVIFGAIMVAGLVGFFAAPYFGRLVRFFPPVVTGTVITLIGVSLLPVAFNWSQGGNRTAADYGSVKNIGLAAVTLVIVLLMRKFLRGFLQQIAILLGLVAGTLIAIPLGMTDFGPIKSADLVGFPTPFHFGAPQFQVAAIISMCIVMLVCMTESTADILALGKIVGRPADAKTIEGGLRADTLGSAISPLFNGFMCSAFAQNIGLVAMTKVRSRFVVAAGGGILILLGLCPMAASVIALVPLPVLGGAGIVLFGSVAASGIQTLAGAAMEKGENALIVAASLGIGLIPIAAPGFYHAFPKDLLVVLDSGISTGCVVAIVLNLAFNHLGAKKGVAPATAPEAVPAH; from the coding sequence GTGGCCGCAACGCCCAGGTTCCGCAAAGACGCAGTCGCAGTACCGGAGGAGAAGCACCCGGTCGACGAGACCTTGCCTCCGCTGAAAATGTTCACGAGCGGTCTCCAGCACGTGGCCGCCATGTACGCCGGTGTGGTCGCCCCACCCATGATCGTCGGCCCGGCCGTCGGTCTCTCCCCGACCGAGACCGCCTTCCTGATGGGCGCCTCGCTCTTCACCGCAGGCCTCGCCACCCTCCTCCAGACCCTCGGGTTCTGGAAGATCGGCGCCAAACTCCCCTTCGTCAACGGCGTCTCCTTCGCCGGTGTGACCCCGATGATCGCCATCGGCAAGGGTGAGGGCGCCGACGCCATCCCCGTCATCTTCGGCGCGATCATGGTCGCCGGCCTGGTGGGCTTCTTCGCGGCCCCCTACTTCGGCAGACTGGTCCGCTTCTTCCCGCCGGTCGTCACCGGTACGGTGATCACCCTCATCGGTGTGTCGCTGCTGCCCGTGGCCTTCAACTGGTCCCAGGGCGGCAACCGCACCGCCGCCGACTACGGCTCGGTGAAGAACATCGGGCTGGCCGCCGTCACCCTGGTCATCGTCCTGCTGATGCGCAAGTTCCTGCGCGGTTTCCTCCAGCAGATAGCCATCCTGCTCGGCCTGGTCGCCGGCACGCTCATCGCGATCCCGCTGGGCATGACCGATTTCGGCCCCATCAAGAGCGCGGACCTGGTCGGCTTCCCGACCCCGTTCCACTTCGGGGCCCCGCAGTTCCAGGTCGCCGCGATCATCTCGATGTGCATCGTCATGCTGGTCTGCATGACCGAGTCCACCGCCGACATCCTGGCCCTGGGCAAGATCGTCGGCCGCCCGGCGGACGCGAAGACCATCGAGGGCGGACTGCGCGCCGACACCCTCGGCAGCGCCATCAGCCCGCTCTTCAACGGCTTCATGTGCAGCGCCTTCGCCCAGAACATCGGGCTGGTCGCCATGACCAAGGTGCGCAGCCGGTTCGTCGTCGCGGCCGGTGGCGGCATCCTGATCCTGCTGGGCCTGTGCCCGATGGCGGCCTCCGTCATCGCGCTGGTCCCGCTGCCGGTCCTCGGCGGCGCGGGCATCGTCCTCTTCGGCTCGGTCGCGGCCAGCGGCATCCAGACCCTGGCGGGCGCGGCCATGGAGAAGGGCGAGAACGCCCTGATAGTCGCCGCCTCCCTCGGGATCGGCCTGATCCCGATCGCGGCGCCCGGCTTCTACCACGCCTTCCCGAAGGACCTGCTGGTCGTCCTCGACTCCGGCATCAGCACGGGCTGCGTGGTGGCCATCGTGCTCAACCTGGCCTTCAATCACCTGGGCGCCAAGAAGGGCGTGGCCCCCGCCACCGCCCCGGAAGCGGTCCCGGCGCATTGA